GTGCTGCGGGGCAGCGAGCACCTCCGTGACCGGCCCGGATTCCACGATCCGGCCGTCCTTCATCACGAGCACCCGGTCCGCCACCCGCCGCACGGCGGCGAAATCGTGACTGATGAAGACCACGGCGGTGCCGTCGTCGACGATCTCCCGCAGGAGCACGAGGATGCGGGCCTGCACCGTCGCATCCAGGGCCGTGGTGGGTTCATCCGCGACGAGCACGGCGGGGTTCCCGGCCAGCGCCGAAGCGATGAGTGCGCGCTGCCGCAATCCTCCGGAGAGCTCCTGCGGACGCTGCCGTGCACGGCGGTCGGGGTCGGGCATCCAGACCCGCGCGAGGAGGTCCCGGACGCGCGCGGCGACGACCGCCCGGCCGCGCGCGAGGCGGTGCAGCCGCAGCGGCTCCGCGATCTCGTCCGCGATCCGCCGCAGCGGGTCCAGCGACACCAGCGCGTCCTGGGAGACGAGGCCGATCCCGGTCCCTCGTATCCGCCGCCAGCCGCGCTCGGTCAGGGCGGCGGCGTCCACCCCGTCGATGCGGAGTCGGTCGACGGCGACATCGGCCGCCGGCGGAGTGAGGCCGAGCAGAGCGCGGGCCGAGAGCGACTTCCCGGCCCCCGACTCCCCCACGATCGCGACGCACTCGCCGGCCTCCACAGCGAACGACACGCCCTCCACGACGGTAGTCCCCGCGAAGGCGATCCGCAGCTCCTCGACCTCCAGCGCCGCACTCATGCGTCCCTCCCGTCCGCCCGAGCCCGGAGGATCCGTCCGATCACGGTCGCACACACCACCGTCAGTGTGATCGCGAGACCGGGGAAGACCGACACCCACCACGCCTGTCCGAGCACATTGCGACCGCCGGCGAGCATGAGGCCCCACTCCGGGGTCGGCTCGGACGGCCCGAGACCCAGGAAGCTCAGTCCGGCGGCGGCGAGGATGCTCGATCCGATGCCGATGGTCGCCAGCACGCTCAGCGATCCCAGCACCCCGGGCACGACATGGCGGCGGAACGCCCGCAGCGGCGGCACGCCCAGGATGCGGGCGGCCTCGACGTGCTCGGCCACGCGCAGCGTCCTGGTCTGCACGCGGGCGAGCCGCACGTACACGGGCGCGGCCGCCAGGGTCACCGCGATCGCGATGTTCACCGGCCCCGGTCCCAGCACGGCCACCACGACGAGCGCCACCAGGAACTCGGGGAACGCCATGAGGACGTCGTTGATGCGCATGAGCGTGACGTCGACACCGCGCGGAGACATGCCGGCGAGCGCCCCCACGAGCAGGCCGGCGGCGAGGGCGATCGCGGTGGCGAGCAACCCGATCCCGACCGAGCGCCCCGCGCCGAACACCACGCGGGAGTACACGTCACGGCCGCTCTGGTCGGTACCGAAGAGATGCTCGGCACTCGGCGGCAGGAGCGCGGCCCGCACCTCGGTCTGCAACGGATCGTGCGTGGCGAGCAGTCCCGGCCACAGGGCGGCGACGGCGATCACGGCCAGCACGGCTGCGGCGGACCCGAGCAGGAGCCGCTGGCCCCGACTCATACGGCGCCTCCCGACCGGGGCGCGGCGACGCGCGGGTCGATCAGCGGGTGCACGAGCTCCACCACCACGTTGATGACGACGAAGACGAGAGCGCTCAGCAGGATGATGCCGGTGAGGACCGGGAGATCCCGGTCGTTGATGGCGGCGAGGGTCACCCGCCCCAGGCCGGGGCGGGCGAACACGGTCTCGACGAGAACCGCGCCGCCGAGCACCGAGCCGGTGAGATAGGCCGCGAGGGTGACCGCCGACGCGGCGCCGTGCCGTACCCCGTGCCGCAGCGTGAACCAGGTCGGCCCCGCGCCACGCGCGCGGACCGTCTCCGCGAACGGCATCCGCTCCGCCTGCATCAACCCGTCGCGCAGCACCTGGCTCAGCAGCGCCGCCACCGGGAGGGCGAGCGTGATCGCCGGCAGCACGATGGTCGCCGGGTTGCGGGTGCCCGAGACGGGGAACCACCCCAGTCCGAACGCGAAGACGCTGAGCAGCAGCAGCCCGATCCAGAACACCGGCGAGGAGAGCACCACGAGCTCGACGCCGGCGGCGATGGTGCGCCCGACACGACCCCGCACGAAGAGGGCGACCGCGAGAGCGAGCACGACGGCGATCACCAGGGCGAGGGCGGACAGCTGCACGGTCGCCCCGAGCTGCCGTCCGATGACCTCCGACACCGGAAGCCGCAGCTGGTACGACTCGCCGAGGTCGCCGCGGGCGAGCTGCCCGATGAAGCCGACATACTGCTCCAACGGCGGACGGTCGAGGCCGAGGTCGGCGCGGATGCCGTCCTTGACGGCCTCACTCACCTGCGCCTGCGGGCCCAGCATCACCGAGACCGGGTCGCCGGGGATCACCCGGAAGGCCAGGAATGCGACGGTCGCGGCCCCCCACAGCACGATGACCACCGAGGCCACGAGCCCGAGGGCGCGGCCGAGCACCGCCTTCACGGTTCGATCACTCCGCCCGCTCCCTCGAAACGACGGCCGCCGGATGTCAGCCGAGGCTCACATCGTAGAAGAGCGGCCGCCCGTAGAGGTCGTAGTCCAGACCCTGCACGCGCTCGCCGACCGCCGTGATCGCCGAGGGGCTGTAGAGCGGGACGATGGCCGTGTACTCCGCGTTCCACTGCTGCAGCTGCGTGTAGAGCTCGTTGCGGGCGTCCTGATCACTCGACGCGACGGCCTCTTCCAGGAGCGCGTCGATCTCCGGATCGCTCACCTGCGAGGCGTTCTGGAAGCCGTCGGTGTGCAGGTGCGCACGGAGGAAGTCGGCGTCCACGCCGGAGAAGCCCCAGTCGGTGAGGTCGAACGTCTTCGGCTCGTACTGGGCGTTGTAGGCGCCGGGCTCCAGCTCCTCGCGCTCCACCTCGAAGCCGATGGCCTTGAGGTCCGACTGGATCGCGTTGGCCAGCGCCGCGCGGTCATCCGGGACCGGGGTCCAGGCGATCCACCGCACGGACAGGCGCTCGCCGTCCTTCATGCGGATGCCGTCCGCGTCGCGCTCCGTCCAGCCGGCCTCGTCGAGCAGGGCGTTCGCGGCGTCCTGATCGAACGGCCAGGAGTCCTCCAGCGACGCGTCGTAGCCCGGGGTCGTGCTGCCGAGGACGCTCCACGCCCGCGGGAACTGCCCGAAGTAGATCTCCTCGACCGCCGCGTCGACGTCGATGCCGCGGGCGAACGCCTGCCGCACCTTCTCGTCGGCGAAGACGCCGTACTTCTCGTTCAGGTAGAGCGAGTAGGGCAGTCCCGGGTACTCCACTGAGTCGACCGTGACGCCGGCGTCGTCGAGACCGGCGACCTGGTTCGGCGGGATGTTGCTGGCGAGGTCGGCTTCGCCGCTCTCGATCACTCCGGTACGCACCGACGCCTCCGGCTGGATCTGCACGCGCAGCGTCTCGAACGCCGGCGCCTTCGCCTCGTGCGGGCCCCAGGCGTAGTCATCGTTGCGCGTGTAGACGATCTCCTGGTCGGCGGTGTACTCGGTGAGCACGAACGGCCCGGTGCCGACCGTGACGTCGGGGCCGCCCGCCTTGAGCTTATCGGCCGACTCGGCGAGCACGGCCGGCGAGTAGAAGCCGAGCTGCGGGGTGCTGGCCGCCTGGAGGAACGGCGCATACGGCTGCGTGAACGAGACCTTCACCGTGTGGTCGTCGACGACCTCGGTGCCGGCGTAGAAGTCTGCACCGAGCATGCTCGATGCCTGCGCCGACGCCGTCTCCGGGTCGACGATCCGGTCGAAGTTCGCCTTGACGGCCTCCGCATCGAACGGCTCGCCGTCCGTGAAGGTCACGTCGTCGCGCAGCGTGAAGGTGTACTCCGTGCTGTCCGGCGAGACGTCCCAGCTCGTCGCGAGCCACGGGCTGAACGTGCCGTCGTCCTCCTGGAACACCAGGGAGTCGAGCACCGCGCGCTGCACCATGCCGGAGACGTCGAGCTGGCTCACCTGTGGGTCCATGTGCCCCGCGGACAGGTTCGCGCCCTCGATCGACCAGACGAGCTCACCGCCGTCGCTCTCCGTGGACGGGCCGGCGCACGCGGTCAGCACCAGGGCGGTGGCGGCGGCGAGCGCGGCGAGGGGAAGGAGGCGACGCACAGGGGTGGCGGGCATGAGGATTCCTCAGAACGGACGGGTCGGGATGCCTCCATCCTAGGGCGGTTTTTTGGACCCGGTCGATCTGTGCAGGTCGCGCTATCAGAACGACGGCAGGACGACCAGGTGCCGCTCGGTCGCTCCGGCTCGCTCCCCCTCGACACGTGTCTGCCCTGGCGCGACGACCGCCGCGCTGAGCCCCTGCACGCGAGGCTCCGGCAGCCCGACCAGCCGCACGTCGACGAGGAGGTCGCCGCGGTTCCCCGCGATCCGCCAGCGCAGTTCGGCCTCCGTCGCCGCGGCCACCACGCGATCGGGGAACGGGTCCTGCTCCGCGCGGAATCCGCCGATCTCCTGAACCTGTGCCGCCAGCCGGGCATCGCGGACGTCGGCCGGGATGTCATCGAGCACATGGTCGGCGAGGAACGGGTACGTGGCGGCGGGCCGTCCCGAGCGGATCGCGACGTCGAGAGCCTGCGCGGCGGCGACCGTCTCCTCCCACGGGTGCAGGACGGCGGAGGGGGCGTCCGTCCGTTCGAGCAGCAGCTGGAGCGCGGCGCCTGCGATCCGCCGGGCGCCGAACTCGTCGGAGTTCCCGAAGGCGACGACGCCGATGCCGCTGGCCACGTGCCAGCGCATGTGCGCCGAGAATCCGGGAAGCCCGCCGGAGTGCTGCACGATCCGCCCGAACCGCCGGTCGTCCTCGACGAAGAGGCCGTAGCCGTAGCCGGCCCCCGCAAGGTCGCGCCCGTCGAACATCGCCGACGGCACCGGGATCGGGGTGCGGGCCTGCTGCAGCTCCCGTCGCGACGCCGGAGCCAGCACGTCGGGCGCCAGCGGGTCGTCGGTGAAGGCCGAGCCGAGGAACCACATCCATCTCGCGATGTCGTCGACGGTGCTGAACATGCTGCCGATGCAGCCGAGCGCGCCGGACCCCACGAACGGCTCGGGGCGGAACGTGGTGCCGTCGTCGAACGTCCGGAACCCGCCGGCCAGCGTCTCCGGCGCGAAGCCGTCCGACACGTGTGCCGTCCGGCGCAGCCCGAGCGGCTCCAGCATGCTCTCCCGGATCACGTCCTCCACCGTCCGCCCGGTCACCGCTTCCACGACGCGGCCGAGCAGCGACTGTCCGAGGTTGGAGTACTGGTAGACGGTTCCCGGCACGGCCGCGAGAGGCACCCCACCCGCGAACAGGGCGGCGATCTCGGCCCGCGAGGCGCCGAGGTGCCGATCCACCCAGGCGTTGTCCTCCCCTAGACCCGAGCGGTTGGAGAGCAGCAGGTCGCCGGTGACCTCGACGTCGGCACCGCGGTGCCGCAGTCGGACATCGGGCAGGTAGGTGCGGATCGGCGCGTGGAGGTCGAGCAGACCGCGGTCGCGCAACGAGAGCACGGTGGCGGCGAGGAAGCTCTTGGACATCGACGCGATGCGGAAGACGGTGTCCCGCGTCGTCGGGGACTCATCGGCGCGGGGATGGCCGTGGGTGAGCACTGCGCGGACGCGCCCCCGTTCGGCCACCGCGGCGATGGCGGCCGGGGCGGCACGACGCGCGCGCTCGTCCAGGCCGTGCTGGAGAGCTTCCGCGGCGGTATCCGTCGTGACGAGGAGACCCGCATCCGCAGGCGTCACGCCTGTACCTCGGCGCGCACCTCGTCGGCGAAGGCCTCGATGAGCGCGCGGCTGGCCGCGGTGTTGTGGTCGTGCACGCGCTCGGCGGCGGCGATGAGCGCGGGAAGCGAGCGTCCCTCTCCCCGCAGCGCCGCGTCGTCCCACCGCGCGAGGTCGGCGGCGGAGGCCTCGGGGTGGAACTGCACGCCGCGCACCCGCGCTCCTAGACGGAAGGCCTGGTTCTCGACGGCCGCGCTCGACGCCAGCAGCACCGCCGCGGGTGGCAGCCGCGTGATCATGTCCTGATGGTTCTCGATCATCGGAGCCTCGTCACCCAGCGCCGCGAACACGGCGTCCGTGCGTCCGGCCGGGGTCGGACGGATGGGGGTCGCGCCGCGTTCGATGGGTCCGGTCTTCTCGGCGACCTCGCCGCCGGCCACGTGTGCGAGCAGCTGACCGCCCAGACAGATGCCGAGCGTGGGGAGGTCGCGGGCGATGGCCTCCGCGGCGAGCGCCCGCTCTGCCGCGAGCCACGGTGCACGGTCATCGTCGTCCGGCATGAGCCCGCCGCCCAGCATCACGAGTCCTGCGTAGCCGTCCAGGGAGGTGGGCAGCGGCTGCTCGGCTCCCACGATCTCGTCGACGTCGATCGCCTTCTCCCGCAGCCAGGTGCCGAGGCGACGCGGGCCGGAGCTCGCGGAGTTCACGATCACGAGGACGCGCGAGGTCACAGCGCCCCCTCCCGCATCGTCGTGTCGACCGCCGGCGCGAGTGCGGCGTCGGTCGGCTCTCCTGCGCTGCCCGCGAGGAAGGCCTCGTGGTCGGGGTCGGAGGCCTCCAGCACGCGGAGGACGTTCTCGTGGGCCGCCGCCCGGAGGTCGTCCTCCGACCAGCCGCGACGCCGCAGCTCGGCGAACAGGGCCGGGTACCCCGAGACGTCGCCGAGACCGTCCGGCATCGCATCGGAGCCGTCGAAGTCGGCACCGATCCCGACCGCATGCGCGCCGGCCACGCGCCGCACATGATCGAGGTGATCGGCGACGTCCGCGACACCGACGCGCGGGGCCTCTCCCTCTCCCCCGGCCTCCCACCAGTCGCGGCGGGCCTGCGAGACGAACGTGGGCACGAACGGCACCATCACGACGCCGCCCTGCCCCCCGATCGCGGCGAGCACGTCGTCTGGCACGTTGCGGGGGTGGTCGCACAGGGCGAAGGCGCCGGAGTGGCTGACCATCACCGGGCGCGTCGTGACCTCGAGCGCGTGCCGCATCGTCGTCGGAGCGACGTGCGAGAGGTCGACGAGCACACCGATGCGGTTCATCTCGCGCACCACCTCGCGTCCGAAGTCCGTCAGACCGCCGTGGCGCGCCTCGTCGGTCGCGGAGTCCGCCCAGGCGATCGTCCGCGACCAGGTGAGGGTGAGATACCGAGCGCCGAGACGCGCGAACTGCCGCAGCACGGCCAGCGATCCGCCGAGCTGGTCGCCGCCCTCGATGCCGATGAGCGAGGCGATCCGCCCCTCGGCCATCGCCGCACGCACGTCGGCCGCCGTCCGAGCGATCGCGAAGCGCTGCGGGTGGGCGTCGACGAGCCGGTGCACGAAGTCGATCTGTTCGAGCGTGGCCACGACCTGCTCCGCCCCCTCCAGCACGGGATCGACCCAGACCGACCAGAACTGGCCGGCGACCCCGCCGGCGACCAGTCGCGGCAGGTCGGTCTGCGTGGCCGCCACCGACCCGGCGAGCTCCGCGACCCGGTAGCCGAGCAGCGTCCTGCTCGCCCAGGCGAGATCGTTGTGGCCGTCGATCACCCGATCGATCGGCAGGTCCTCGTCGACCATCTCAGTCCTCTCGTCCATCCAGCACCGCGTTCATCCGCGCGGTGAGAGCGGGGTCCACGCGGCGCGCGACGCCGTCCAGCTCCCGCACGGGCACGGCGCCGCGCGTGCTGGAGCAGAGCCACAGCGTCTCCGCCCGCTCCAGATCGTCCCGCACCAGCGGACCGATGCGGGAGGGCATGTCGGCGAGTCCTGCGAAGACGTCGGCCTGGGTCGTCCCGGGGAGCACCCCGTGCTCGGGCGGTGGCGTGACCAGCGTCCCGTCGAGCAGCGCGATCAGCGTCGACCGCGGCCCTTCGAGCACGAAACCGTCGGCGCTGACGAAGATGACATCGTCCGCGCCCCGGCTCCGCGCCTCCCGCAGGGCCGCCTGGTTCACCGCGTACGCGAGGGATTTCGCCCCCTGCAGCAGCCAGGGCGCCGTCGCCATGACGTCGTGCCTATATCCGCGGTCGAGGACCACCGCGGAGACGCCCCGCGCGCGGACGGCCTCCGGGTCCTCGCCCGCGAAGCCCAGCACCCACCCCGTCGGCCCGGCCGGGTCGATCTCGTCCCCGCGGGTCATCGCGAACTTGATCGAGGCGATCTCCCCCTCGCGGAGCACTCCGGGGCGGGAGACCTCGGCGGTCGCGCGGCGCACCGCCCGTGCCCACCGCTCGCGGCGTGGCGCGGGCAGCCCCAGGAGCTGCGCCGAACGCTCCAGCCGCGCGAGGTGCGCGTCCAGCGCCTGCGGCCTGCCCCCGCGCACCACGGCGGTCTCGAACACACCGTCGCCGCGGGTCACGCCGAGGTCGGTCGCCCGGATGATCGGCTCCCGCGGGTCGACCGGGTGGATCCCGCCCTCCTCGCCTTCGTCGGCGAGATCGAGCCGGTACAGCAGCAGTGCACGCATGGGATTCCGCTCTCGCAGGTTCGGGGGCCGGTCAGCCCGCGGTCAGGACGGCCTCGGGGGCCTCGGCCGCGGAGGAGTCGAAGACCCGGGACGCGTCACGGGCGATGCGCTCGGCGAGCACCTCGTGTCCGATCCCCGGTCCGGTGGGGACCGTGACCCGGCCCGCGACGGCCGTCACCGGAGGGGTGATGATGTCGGACTCGTAGTACTTGTCCGAACCCGACACGTCCGACGGGAGCAGGAAGCCCGGGAGCGAGGACAGCGCGACGTTCGCGGCCCGCCCGACGCCGAACTCGTGCATCCCCCCGCACCACACCGGGATGCCCGCATCGCGTGCCATGTCGTGCGCGGCGCGGGCGACGGTCAGCCCGCCCATCCGCGACACCTTGATGTTGAGGACCCGCCCTGCACCCAGCCGGATCATGGTCCGCAGGTCGCCGAGGTCGACGACCGACTCGTCCAGGCACACGTCCGTGTCGAGCCGCGCCTGCAGATCGGCGTGGGCCACGAGATCCCGCGGCGCGAAGGGCTGCTCGATCATGGTGAGCGCCTCACGGTCCAGGCGCCTGAACACCTCGGCCGCCCGGTCGTCATCCGCGTAGGCTCCGTTCGCATCCACGTGGAGGTCGAGGTCGGGGAAGGCACCGCGCACCGCGCGCACGGGCTCCACGT
This genomic stretch from Microbacterium sp. Nx66 harbors:
- a CDS encoding ABC transporter permease, with the translated sequence MSRGQRLLLGSAAAVLAVIAVAALWPGLLATHDPLQTEVRAALLPPSAEHLFGTDQSGRDVYSRVVFGAGRSVGIGLLATAIALAAGLLVGALAGMSPRGVDVTLMRINDVLMAFPEFLVALVVVAVLGPGPVNIAIAVTLAAAPVYVRLARVQTRTLRVAEHVEAARILGVPPLRAFRRHVVPGVLGSLSVLATIGIGSSILAAAGLSFLGLGPSEPTPEWGLMLAGGRNVLGQAWWVSVFPGLAITLTVVCATVIGRILRARADGRDA
- the menC gene encoding o-succinylbenzoate synthase, which gives rise to MRVVRVRLFALRQPLRHSFETSSHRKSGIEHVLVEVTDADGQTGWGEIASPSDPFYGAETTATAWEIATRYLVPALLRADGDEPAALEASWARVRGHEFAKAGFSGAVWDLSSRMRGIALAAALGGTRDEVVAGVSLGIEPSLDELLAQVELQRAAGYPRVKLKIAPGWDVEPVRAVRGAFPDLDLHVDANGAYADDDRAAEVFRRLDREALTMIEQPFAPRDLVAHADLQARLDTDVCLDESVVDLGDLRTMIRLGAGRVLNIKVSRMGGLTVARAAHDMARDAGIPVWCGGMHEFGVGRAANVALSSLPGFLLPSDVSGSDKYYESDIITPPVTAVAGRVTVPTGPGIGHEVLAERIARDASRVFDSSAAEAPEAVLTAG
- a CDS encoding type 1 glutamine amidotransferase, encoding MTSRVLVIVNSASSGPRRLGTWLREKAIDVDEIVGAEQPLPTSLDGYAGLVMLGGGLMPDDDDRAPWLAAERALAAEAIARDLPTLGICLGGQLLAHVAGGEVAEKTGPIERGATPIRPTPAGRTDAVFAALGDEAPMIENHQDMITRLPPAAVLLASSAAVENQAFRLGARVRGVQFHPEASAADLARWDDAALRGEGRSLPALIAAAERVHDHNTAASRALIEAFADEVRAEVQA
- a CDS encoding dipeptidase, translating into MDERTEMVDEDLPIDRVIDGHNDLAWASRTLLGYRVAELAGSVAATQTDLPRLVAGGVAGQFWSVWVDPVLEGAEQVVATLEQIDFVHRLVDAHPQRFAIARTAADVRAAMAEGRIASLIGIEGGDQLGGSLAVLRQFARLGARYLTLTWSRTIAWADSATDEARHGGLTDFGREVVREMNRIGVLVDLSHVAPTTMRHALEVTTRPVMVSHSGAFALCDHPRNVPDDVLAAIGGQGGVVMVPFVPTFVSQARRDWWEAGGEGEAPRVGVADVADHLDHVRRVAGAHAVGIGADFDGSDAMPDGLGDVSGYPALFAELRRRGWSEDDLRAAAHENVLRVLEASDPDHEAFLAGSAGEPTDAALAPAVDTTMREGAL
- a CDS encoding serine hydrolase domain-containing protein, giving the protein MTPADAGLLVTTDTAAEALQHGLDERARRAAPAAIAAVAERGRVRAVLTHGHPRADESPTTRDTVFRIASMSKSFLAATVLSLRDRGLLDLHAPIRTYLPDVRLRHRGADVEVTGDLLLSNRSGLGEDNAWVDRHLGASRAEIAALFAGGVPLAAVPGTVYQYSNLGQSLLGRVVEAVTGRTVEDVIRESMLEPLGLRRTAHVSDGFAPETLAGGFRTFDDGTTFRPEPFVGSGALGCIGSMFSTVDDIARWMWFLGSAFTDDPLAPDVLAPASRRELQQARTPIPVPSAMFDGRDLAGAGYGYGLFVEDDRRFGRIVQHSGGLPGFSAHMRWHVASGIGVVAFGNSDEFGARRIAGAALQLLLERTDAPSAVLHPWEETVAAAQALDVAIRSGRPAATYPFLADHVLDDIPADVRDARLAAQVQEIGGFRAEQDPFPDRVVAAATEAELRWRIAGNRGDLLVDVRLVGLPEPRVQGLSAAVVAPGQTRVEGERAGATERHLVVLPSF
- a CDS encoding ABC transporter substrate-binding protein translates to MPATPVRRLLPLAALAAATALVLTACAGPSTESDGGELVWSIEGANLSAGHMDPQVSQLDVSGMVQRAVLDSLVFQEDDGTFSPWLATSWDVSPDSTEYTFTLRDDVTFTDGEPFDAEAVKANFDRIVDPETASAQASSMLGADFYAGTEVVDDHTVKVSFTQPYAPFLQAASTPQLGFYSPAVLAESADKLKAGGPDVTVGTGPFVLTEYTADQEIVYTRNDDYAWGPHEAKAPAFETLRVQIQPEASVRTGVIESGEADLASNIPPNQVAGLDDAGVTVDSVEYPGLPYSLYLNEKYGVFADEKVRQAFARGIDVDAAVEEIYFGQFPRAWSVLGSTTPGYDASLEDSWPFDQDAANALLDEAGWTERDADGIRMKDGERLSVRWIAWTPVPDDRAALANAIQSDLKAIGFEVEREELEPGAYNAQYEPKTFDLTDWGFSGVDADFLRAHLHTDGFQNASQVSDPEIDALLEEAVASSDQDARNELYTQLQQWNAEYTAIVPLYSPSAITAVGERVQGLDYDLYGRPLFYDVSLG
- a CDS encoding aminotransferase class IV — protein: MRALLLYRLDLADEGEEGGIHPVDPREPIIRATDLGVTRGDGVFETAVVRGGRPQALDAHLARLERSAQLLGLPAPRRERWARAVRRATAEVSRPGVLREGEIASIKFAMTRGDEIDPAGPTGWVLGFAGEDPEAVRARGVSAVVLDRGYRHDVMATAPWLLQGAKSLAYAVNQAALREARSRGADDVIFVSADGFVLEGPRSTLIALLDGTLVTPPPEHGVLPGTTQADVFAGLADMPSRIGPLVRDDLERAETLWLCSSTRGAVPVRELDGVARRVDPALTARMNAVLDGRED
- a CDS encoding ABC transporter permease; its protein translation is MKAVLGRALGLVASVVIVLWGAATVAFLAFRVIPGDPVSVMLGPQAQVSEAVKDGIRADLGLDRPPLEQYVGFIGQLARGDLGESYQLRLPVSEVIGRQLGATVQLSALALVIAVVLALAVALFVRGRVGRTIAAGVELVVLSSPVFWIGLLLLSVFAFGLGWFPVSGTRNPATIVLPAITLALPVAALLSQVLRDGLMQAERMPFAETVRARGAGPTWFTLRHGVRHGAASAVTLAAYLTGSVLGGAVLVETVFARPGLGRVTLAAINDRDLPVLTGIILLSALVFVVINVVVELVHPLIDPRVAAPRSGGAV